A window from Mycobacterium saskatchewanense encodes these proteins:
- a CDS encoding adenine nucleotide alpha hydrolase family protein: MNVSTHPRGVVVVVNGPLSSPAAVEWGAREASLRDVTLTLVAIRKPGMRRDVATAALVAAADAIEGQCSSRIDLEIVDGLVIWVLLGLSNCSELLILGAGFQRQAADSLLRSAPARLVEHARCPVLVVHDLDRWRPNLPVLVAVESCPSCEVAIDLGFQEASRRGVDLITVHNASGPAERASFPAEDAVAESLATHRARYPDVPVLSLPRRASDEGRWGGYSRSAQLVVICDRAAQEFSGLRLGPLTCAVLRYVRAPVLVARRARVHTQ; this comes from the coding sequence TTGAACGTGTCAACGCATCCCCGAGGTGTCGTCGTCGTCGTCAACGGCCCCCTGTCCTCACCGGCGGCAGTCGAATGGGGGGCGCGCGAAGCGTCGCTACGCGACGTCACCCTCACGCTGGTCGCCATCCGGAAGCCCGGAATGCGGCGGGACGTCGCAACGGCGGCGTTGGTGGCGGCCGCGGACGCTATCGAGGGACAGTGCAGCAGCCGCATCGATCTGGAAATCGTCGACGGCCTGGTGATCTGGGTGCTCCTCGGCCTTTCGAACTGCTCCGAACTTCTGATCCTGGGCGCGGGCTTTCAGCGCCAAGCCGCGGACAGCTTGCTGCGCTCGGCCCCCGCCCGGCTGGTGGAGCATGCCCGCTGCCCGGTGTTGGTGGTTCACGACCTCGACCGGTGGCGCCCGAATCTGCCCGTGCTGGTCGCCGTCGAATCCTGCCCGAGTTGCGAGGTGGCGATCGACCTCGGTTTCCAGGAAGCCTCCCGTCGCGGCGTCGACCTGATCACCGTCCACAACGCGAGCGGACCGGCCGAGCGTGCGTCGTTTCCGGCGGAAGACGCCGTCGCTGAAAGTTTGGCAACGCACCGAGCCCGCTATCCCGACGTCCCCGTACTTTCGTTGCCGCGTCGTGCGTCCGACGAAGGCCGATGGGGCGGGTATTCCCGGTCAGCGCAACTGGTCGTGATCTGCGACCGTGCGGCGCAGGAGTTTTCGGGCCTGCGTCTCGGGCCGCTGACCTGCGCGGTGCTCAGATACGTACGGGCCCCGGTACTTGTGGCCCGTCGAGCCCGCGTCCACACGCAGTAG
- the fdhD gene encoding formate dehydrogenase accessory sulfurtransferase FdhD produces MGRITTRCLARRLTAEADTSRAETLVVEEPLEIRIDGRPVTVTMRTPGADIELAQGFLLTEGVIARRDDVLAVRYCAGGAAGDRSNTYNVLDVTLAAHVPPPVVDITRNFYATSSCGVCGKASLDAVRLNSRHPITDSGPSVAATALCAMPRQLRAAQKVFSATGGLHGAALFEPDGTMLVAREDIGRHNAVDKVIGWAVERDRIPLGGAVLLVSGRASFELTQKSVMAGVPVLAAVSAPSSLAVDLADQAQVTLVAFLRGESMNVYTRPDRVIG; encoded by the coding sequence ATGGGCCGGATAACGACGCGTTGCCTGGCGCGGCGGCTCACCGCAGAGGCCGACACCTCCCGGGCCGAAACGCTGGTCGTCGAGGAGCCCCTCGAAATCCGCATCGACGGCCGGCCCGTCACGGTGACGATGCGAACCCCGGGAGCGGACATCGAACTGGCGCAGGGCTTCTTGCTGACCGAGGGCGTCATAGCGCGTCGCGACGATGTGCTGGCGGTGCGTTACTGCGCCGGTGGCGCGGCCGGCGACCGTTCCAACACTTACAACGTGCTCGACGTGACGCTGGCCGCACACGTCCCACCGCCCGTCGTCGACATCACCCGCAACTTCTACGCGACGTCGTCGTGCGGGGTGTGCGGCAAGGCGTCCCTCGACGCGGTGCGCTTGAACAGCCGCCACCCGATCACGGACTCCGGTCCGAGTGTGGCCGCGACGGCTCTTTGCGCCATGCCGCGCCAACTACGGGCGGCGCAGAAGGTGTTCTCCGCCACCGGCGGATTGCACGGCGCGGCGTTGTTTGAACCCGACGGCACCATGCTGGTTGCCCGCGAGGACATCGGCCGCCACAACGCGGTGGACAAGGTGATCGGTTGGGCAGTCGAACGCGACCGGATTCCCCTCGGGGGTGCGGTGTTGCTGGTGAGCGGACGGGCATCGTTCGAACTGACCCAGAAATCCGTGATGGCAGGCGTACCCGTGTTGGCGGCGGTGTCTGCGCCATCATCGTTGGCGGTCGACCTCGCCGACCAAGCCCAAGTCACCCTGGTCGCGTTCCTGCGCGGCGAATCCATGAACGTCTACACGCGACCCGACCGCGTCATCGGATAG
- a CDS encoding FUSC family protein, whose protein sequence is MGSPLRPIKRPGKQACQRDAQRDTLRRAARAGITVPVAPALSLVTAGGTEAPLYALLGAFWLMVVTDFPGNRQNRAVGYLGLGINGFVLIAAGSAVSSAPWLAVALTFVLGAAVTLAGVVSETVSAGQRATLLLYLWPASTPTGPVGQRLLGWAIALAICVPAALFLLPARHRGRLRDHAAAVCAALAARLRGNGSVNDVIGAMDALHANYLATNVRPAGLTAGSQALIRAVDNLQLMRDRVADVTCAALGPMTQPVIAVLEGSAKVLLRSSPAQRDLDRAALDRAVTDLRSLEGGRYRVEVTQILGETDDATAVAIGRKVLNRRTITTAVALTGSVVAASAAADARPVWARALGLRMPKTASGARLLPEPVALAAIPTAFLATRSVAARNSFRTGVGLALAVAVSHLFPVQHGFWVVMGAMIVLGSSALSTGTKVVRAVIGTAVGVAVGGALIAAFGVDPRMLWSLLPVSVFGATYLPQRSFAAGQAAVTMTALVILNLIAPSGWRIGLLRIEDVALGATVGIVASLLLWPRGATAAISEVIRTALQANARYLNAAVLHVTGGAPTVPDYPVDVLAYTAMAADRAVDDAVRQYLSETGSEANLRTPAVQAANRITHLRMTADVIAELQAAQPRSAYLRARTVLETHARLVSARLRDGSEQTRRSIIDEFVPALRSGETRGDAVDSVLPLVTAAANLGELELTYPAATHAANS, encoded by the coding sequence GTGGGATCGCCACTGCGCCCGATCAAGCGACCGGGAAAGCAAGCCTGCCAACGAGACGCGCAGCGCGACACGCTGCGCCGGGCCGCCCGCGCCGGCATCACCGTACCCGTCGCCCCGGCGCTGAGCCTGGTGACCGCGGGCGGGACCGAGGCGCCGCTGTATGCGCTGCTGGGCGCATTCTGGTTGATGGTCGTCACCGACTTTCCCGGCAACCGGCAAAACCGCGCGGTCGGATACCTGGGGCTGGGAATCAACGGGTTCGTGTTGATCGCCGCGGGTTCGGCCGTCTCGTCGGCCCCGTGGCTCGCGGTGGCATTGACCTTCGTCCTCGGGGCGGCGGTCACCCTGGCCGGGGTTGTGAGCGAGACGGTCTCCGCCGGACAGCGCGCCACCCTGCTGCTCTATCTGTGGCCGGCCTCCACGCCGACGGGGCCGGTCGGCCAGCGGCTACTGGGGTGGGCGATCGCACTGGCGATCTGCGTGCCGGCCGCGTTGTTCCTACTGCCCGCGCGCCACCGCGGACGGTTACGCGATCACGCGGCCGCAGTCTGCGCCGCGCTGGCAGCTCGGCTGCGCGGCAACGGCTCCGTGAACGACGTGATCGGCGCGATGGACGCGCTGCACGCCAATTACCTTGCCACCAATGTGCGCCCGGCGGGACTCACGGCGGGCAGCCAGGCGCTCATACGGGCCGTCGACAACCTGCAACTGATGCGCGACCGCGTCGCGGACGTCACTTGCGCGGCGCTTGGGCCGATGACGCAACCCGTCATCGCCGTATTGGAAGGCTCCGCCAAAGTCCTGCTCCGGTCGTCACCCGCGCAGCGCGATCTCGACCGCGCGGCGCTGGACCGGGCGGTCACCGACTTGCGTTCCCTGGAGGGCGGCCGCTACCGCGTGGAGGTGACCCAGATCCTGGGCGAAACCGACGACGCCACCGCAGTCGCGATCGGCCGCAAGGTGTTGAACCGGCGAACGATCACCACAGCAGTCGCCCTCACCGGCTCCGTCGTCGCGGCGTCGGCCGCGGCCGACGCACGGCCGGTGTGGGCCCGCGCCCTCGGGCTGCGGATGCCGAAAACGGCCAGCGGCGCACGGCTCCTACCCGAACCGGTGGCGCTCGCCGCCATTCCCACCGCCTTCTTGGCGACCCGGTCGGTGGCCGCACGCAACAGCTTTCGCACCGGAGTCGGCCTGGCGCTCGCGGTGGCCGTCAGTCATCTCTTTCCCGTCCAGCACGGCTTCTGGGTCGTTATGGGCGCCATGATCGTCCTCGGCAGCAGTGCGTTGAGCACTGGCACCAAAGTGGTCCGCGCCGTGATCGGCACGGCGGTCGGCGTCGCGGTGGGGGGTGCGCTCATCGCCGCCTTCGGGGTGGACCCCAGAATGCTGTGGTCCCTGCTCCCCGTCTCGGTGTTCGGCGCGACCTACCTGCCGCAGCGGTCGTTCGCCGCGGGGCAAGCCGCGGTCACCATGACCGCACTGGTCATCCTCAATCTCATTGCGCCCTCTGGGTGGCGAATCGGGCTGCTGCGCATTGAGGACGTCGCCCTGGGGGCGACGGTGGGGATAGTCGCCTCCCTCCTGCTGTGGCCGCGAGGGGCGACCGCGGCGATATCGGAGGTGATCCGGACGGCCCTTCAGGCCAACGCCCGATACCTGAACGCCGCGGTGCTGCACGTCACCGGCGGCGCCCCGACTGTCCCCGATTACCCGGTCGACGTCCTCGCATACACCGCGATGGCCGCCGATCGGGCGGTCGACGACGCTGTCCGACAATATCTTTCCGAAACAGGCAGCGAAGCCAATCTGCGCACCCCGGCGGTGCAGGCGGCCAACCGCATCACGCACCTGCGCATGACCGCCGACGTGATAGCCGAACTGCAAGCGGCCCAGCCACGGTCGGCGTACTTGCGCGCACGGACCGTGCTGGAGACCCACGCCCGACTCGTGTCGGCCAGACTGCGCGACGGATCGGAACAGACGCGGCGGTCGATCATCGACGAATTCGTGCCGGCGTTGCGCTCCGGGGAGACCCGGGGTGACGCCGTCGACTCAGTCCTGCCCTTGGTCACGGCCGCCGCCAACTTGGGCGAACTCGAACTCACCTATCCCGCGGCAACGCATGCGGCGAATTCGTGA
- a CDS encoding VOC family protein → MSDLKSLGYVTISTNHIDRWRQFAFGVLGFAEGKGPDPTALYLRMDERPARLVVVPGDTERVLTVGWEVRDRAALQRVMAALDGAGVAFKQLSADGAEARRVEEVITFEDPGGHTLEVFHGAVLDHSPVITPFGARFVTGAQGMGHVVLPSTDPDLLFDFYTQVLGFRSRGAFRVPLPKEFGPVRVRFLGINQRHHSLAIVPAAHQRDPRVVHIMVEVDSLDAVGQALDRVNAEGFQLSSTLGRHTNDKMVSFYVRAPGDWDIEFGTDGMRVDETYYTAEEITADSYWGHQWVGEMPAAMRL, encoded by the coding sequence GTGAGCGACCTGAAAAGTCTTGGCTACGTCACCATATCGACCAACCATATCGACCGGTGGCGCCAATTCGCCTTCGGCGTCCTGGGATTCGCCGAAGGGAAGGGCCCCGACCCGACGGCGCTGTATCTGCGGATGGACGAGCGCCCGGCCCGCCTCGTCGTGGTGCCCGGCGACACCGAACGGGTCCTGACGGTCGGCTGGGAGGTGCGCGACCGCGCGGCGCTGCAGCGGGTGATGGCGGCCCTCGACGGAGCGGGAGTGGCGTTCAAGCAACTGTCGGCCGACGGGGCCGAGGCCCGCCGGGTCGAAGAGGTGATCACCTTCGAGGACCCGGGCGGCCACACGCTCGAGGTATTCCACGGTGCGGTGCTCGACCACAGCCCGGTGATCACCCCGTTCGGGGCCAGGTTCGTCACCGGTGCTCAGGGCATGGGTCATGTCGTCCTGCCGAGCACCGATCCCGACTTGTTGTTCGACTTCTACACCCAAGTTTTGGGGTTCCGGTCGCGCGGCGCGTTCCGGGTGCCGTTACCCAAGGAGTTTGGTCCGGTGCGGGTGCGCTTCCTCGGGATCAACCAGCGCCACCACAGCCTGGCGATCGTCCCGGCGGCGCACCAGCGTGATCCCCGCGTCGTGCACATCATGGTCGAGGTGGACAGTCTCGACGCGGTGGGCCAGGCCCTGGACCGCGTCAATGCCGAGGGGTTCCAGCTGTCATCCACGCTGGGCCGGCATACCAACGACAAGATGGTGTCGTTTTACGTCCGCGCGCCCGGCGACTGGGACATCGAATTCGGCACCGACGGCATGCGCGTCGACGAAACATATTACACCGCAGAGGAAATCACCGCCGACAGCTACTGGGGACATCAGTGGGTCGGCGAGATGCCGGCCGCCATGCGGCTGTGA